The Acidimicrobiales bacterium genome includes the window ACAAGCAAGGAGGAAACCGTGAACTCAATCACCCGTCTCATCGAAGACGTCAAGGACCGCTGGTCCACCCAACCCGTGTGGCCCCACGGGTTCGCCGGCATCTACCTCGGGTTCGGAGCCCGCGACCCGGTGTTCTCCGGCTACGAGCACGCCGCTCTGGTCATCGGGCCTCCACGATCGGGCAAGACCACGGCCGTCGTCGTCCCGGCCGTCGCGCTGTGGCCCGGGCCTGCCGTGGTCACCTCCACCAAGGCGGACATCCTCCGGGTGACCACACGGCACCGATCCAGGACAGGGAAGGTTTGGCTCTGGGATCCTACCGGGACCACTCCGTTGCCAGACGGCGTCGAGCGGCTGCGCTGGTCGCCGCTGCAGGGGTGCGCCGACTGGGACACGGCGATCGACCGTGCATGGATGCTCACCGCGTCTGCGCGACCGAACGCGACCGGCGACTCCGAGCACTGGACCGAACGGGCATCCGCGCTGCTCGCCCCGCTGCTGCACGCCGCGGCGATCAATGGCCGCAAGCTCGACCAAGTGATGGAGTGGGTCCACAGGCGCGAGGCGTGGGACGCGACCGACCTGCTGTCGGTCAACTCGGCCTCGGCGGTCGCGCACGACCTTCTCGCAGGCATCGCCAACACGGACAGCCGTGAGTTGTCTGGCATCTGGTCCACCGCGGACGGGATCCTCGCCGCCTACCGGTCCACCGCGACCCTCGACGCGGCGTGCCACCCGAACTTCGACCCGGAGGCCTTCGTGCGCTCCGGCGACACAGTCCATCTCGTCGCGCCCGCGACCCGGGCCCACCAGCACGCCCCCGTGGTGTGCGCGCTGCTCGACCAGATACGCCATCACACCCTCGGTCGGCCCAACCGTTGGCCGCCGATGCTGTGGGCGCTCGACGAAGTCGCCACCATCGCCCCGCTGCCGAACCTGCCGGGCATCGTCGCCGACGCCGGGGCCCAGGGTCTGCTCGTACTCGCCTGCCTGCAGGACCTCTCCCAGGCCCGCCACCGCTGGGGCTCCCGGGCAGACGGGTTCCTCACCCTGTTCGCGACCACTCTGATGCTGCCTGGTGTCGCGGACCCGGTCACACTCGACACAGTCACCACCCTCGCCGGGAAGGTCGACCGGCCGCAGTACTCGACCAGCCGCGGCCGGCTCGGCACCCAGCAGACGATGAGCACC containing:
- a CDS encoding type IV secretory system conjugative DNA transfer family protein: MNSITRLIEDVKDRWSTQPVWPHGFAGIYLGFGARDPVFSGYEHAALVIGPPRSGKTTAVVVPAVALWPGPAVVTSTKADILRVTTRHRSRTGKVWLWDPTGTTPLPDGVERLRWSPLQGCADWDTAIDRAWMLTASARPNATGDSEHWTERASALLAPLLHAAAINGRKLDQVMEWVHRREAWDATDLLSVNSASAVAHDLLAGIANTDSRELSGIWSTADGILAAYRSTATLDAACHPNFDPEAFVRSGDTVHLVAPATRAHQHAPVVCALLDQIRHHTLGRPNRWPPMLWALDEVATIAPLPNLPGIVADAGAQGLLVLACLQDLSQARHRWGSRADGFLTLFATTLMLPGVADPVTLDTVTTLAGKVDRPQYSTSRGRLGTQQTMSTRPLPLLPENVIAQGRAGQALLLRAAYPSWLPLTPWHSTPWALQLLQAERSPI